CTTGGTCGATGAAAATATATTTGATGTTTTCGTGTCATTCCAACCGGACCGATATTCCTCGTACACGATACTATCATTCTGGATCACCAGAAAAGAAACCGTACGAAAATCATTCAAGTAGGCATCATCCTCCGGACTCAACTCGTACGTGTTATAATCCTCGGCAATCCCCCACGTCCAGCAAGTGTCGGCTTTCCGCACCGTATGCTTGTCAAACATCGACAAATCATCTATCGACGGGTACCAATAAAGCAAAGCCTGCCGTGCATAATAAGGCAGACAGAAATAAGCAATCCCCAGCAGCACCACAACCGTCAAAAGTATCTTATATCTTTTCTTCATCATAATCAATTTACAAAGTTTGTAAGGTCCGTAAAGTTCATAAGGTTTATAAAGTTCATAACGTGACGGGTGTCCTTCGGACAGTTTTTAACGGCAGCCCCCGCTGCCGTCTATAAAGCGCCCCGCAGGGGTCCAAGGACCTTATAGACCTTATGAACCTTATGGACTTTATGAACCCATTTTCACTTTCACCACCATTTTCCGAATTATCCCCTCCCCGATACAAGGAGCATGAGCATCTTCCGGGAAAAAGATCACGAACTCTCCGGGAGATAACGTGAACACCCGCTCCACCGGATCCCGGTAAAAAGTAAAATCACCCGCACCATCATACGGCGCCCGTTCCTCGCCCAACAGACTTTTAGCCTTCCAGCCATATCCTTCCGGCATACACAAAGGCATCTGAATATCAATATATTTATCATGCCGTTCGTACACGGCCTCCTCTATTTTTCGTCCTTTGGCATCTTCAATTTTCAGATAGGCATTATCCCCGTCAATGTCAATTCGTCCCACGGGCATACTTGCCAAATCATGCGTTTTTATATAGTCAAAAACAACTTTAAAATACGGGTTCAACCCCTCAATTCGTTCGCTATTAGCCAGTACGTCTACAATCATAATTTTATTTCAATTTTTTTATACAACAAAGATAACGAAAATACGTTAACAACAAGAAAACCAAGCAAGAACAACGCACATTTTCTTCTAAAAAATGTGTTCATTGCCCGGTTTCCATCATATTCTAGGCCAAACGTTATATTTAGAACTACATAAATTTTAGTCACTATGAAAAACTCATACCTTACGATGATCGTTTTCACGATTTTTACCATCAGTTTTTGCTCCAAAACGCAGGCACAAAAACAGAGCCGCGTGGAAAGACTATACCAACACATCGCCTGGTCCGAAGGAGACAAGTACGATCGGTTGAGAGAAAAAATGGACACCAAAAGTATGGATGCCTACAAAAATGAAATCACCTTGGCCGATGCCCTCAGACAATTGTTACTGACACCCGGCATCAATGCCATCGAACCCTACCTGAAAAGCGACATGGCCATCCAGCAACAAGACGGCGGCGCCCGGTTACGTTCGTTCTGCCAAGCAGCAAATCTCAACGTCAACCTTTTTCGTCACAAAGCAGACTCCACGATCTTTGCTTTGCTTGTTTATTCCAAGGATCAACTTGAAGATTCCCGTACAGTACTTGCACAAATAAAGAAATACGCTTACAACATTGACCCCGATATTTACGAGGCGATCGTCCGGCTAAAGGAAAAAGTGCAATATGCAGACCTGAAAGCCCAGCCGACACAGGCAAAATGTGACACTTATTTCAAAGACTTTCACAACCAATACAACTATGTCGAGGTGGCCCAAATATACAATGATCTGTTATACAGAGCCGCCCTTGACAAGCAAAACGATTCAACCATTCTCTGTTATTTTAACGACACCACGCTAAAAACATTCTACGCTAACTCCAAGGAACCGCGTCCCTACCTGACTGAAGTACAAAAACTCTATGACGACTGCCTGTTCAAAGCGATACAAACAGCCACTTCCCCGGAAGTACAAAAACATTGTATCAATGCTTATATCGAATGTCCCTATCTAGCCGGATGCAACCGCAGATACCTGCCACAAGTGGAATACGCTAACGACAGCATAGATCTGGTCATTCTCGTTTCACAGGTGGATTTTTTTTCCACGCCTCCCGCAAATCAAAACTTACCTTCAAACACATAAATACAAGCAATTTCGGGACAAAGCCCAGCAGTTAAGGGAACAATTTATCGACTCGATAACTTATATCTCCCCCACGATCACCCGTTGTTACTCCGGAACTAACATCGCCCGGGAGACCAGAATTCACAATGACTCACTTACAATCACTACATACCAGTACTCCCCTCAAGGACTTTTAACACGGATCATTCAAAGTACACAGCTGCAAAAAGATTCCACTACCACCACCCCGTTGAACTTGATTGTCACAACATTCAGGTATAATGACCTCGGTAAATGCTACGAAGAAGAAACCATTGATTCCCTCGCTAAAGCAACCGTATGCTTGATCAATTATCAGTATGACACGACCTCCCGTCCCGTCATGAAAACAACCAAGTGGAACCACGGGCAAAACACCATTGACTATTATAATCACCAAGGACAGGTCACTCGAACCCAAGAATACCGGAACGGGTTAATCTGTGCGCAAACGGACTACACTTACGATGCCCGGGGCCGTCTCTCCGGTAAAACATGGATAAATAATCGACCGGATACCGACCATCCCGCCACGAAACAAGTCACCCTTTACACGTATGATCCATTCGGCTACCTTGTAAGCATTTCCTACGTGAAGGAAAATCTGCAAAATGAAAAAATAACAAGTAACATGACACTAACCTACGACGAATTCGGCAACCCGATCAATCCTAATTACCAATATACTTACGACCAGACCGGAGCATGGACCAGTAAAACGAGCAAAACGAACCCGGCGGACAGCGAGAAAATCGCTTATGTCTACAAGCAAAACAAAAAATAGACCCGTACATTTTCGTTTAGGCTTTCAATTTTCAATTAGTTATCGTACCTTTGTGCCCAATTAATTTTTAAATAAATGGAGCACAGAGCAGGTTTTGTCAATATCTTAGGAAACCCCAACGTGGGAAAATCAACCTTGATGAATCGACTAGTCGGGGAGAAATTATCGATTATCACGTCCAAATCCCAAACCACACGTCACCGGATCAAGGGGATCGTGAACGGAGAGGACTTTCAGATCGTGTTTTCCGATACCCCGGGGGTCGTGAAACCCAGTTACAAGATGCAGGAATATATGCTTGATTTCTCGAAAAGTGCCATTATCGATGCCGACATCATCCTCTATGTCACCGACGTGGTGGAGAATATCGAAAAGAACGCGGACTTTATCGAGAAAGTGAAACAAAGCGAGGTTCCCATCCTTCTGGTGTTGAACAAAATTGACCTGACCACCCCGGATAAACTGGATGCCCTGTTCGACAAGTGGAAAGAAATCATCCCGCGAGCTGAAATATTCCCGATCTCGGCTACCGAGAATTTCAATGTAGACAATTTATACAAGCGCATTCTGGAATTGTTACCCGTGGGAGAACCCTATTTCGACAAAGAAGAAATGACCGATATGCCGGCACGCTTTTTCGTAACCGAAATTATCCGGGAAAAGATTTTGTTGAACTACGATAAAGAAATTCCTTATTCTGTCGAGGTTGTCGTGGAAGAATTCAAGGAAGAAACCAAACGTATCAACATCATGGCCGTGATCAACGTGGAACGGGATTCCCAGAAAGGTATCATTATCGGGCATCAGGGTGCCGCGTTGAAAAAAGTCGGTACGGAAGCCCGTGTTGACATCGAAGCCTTCTTCGGGAAAAAAGTATTCCTGAACCTGTACGTCAAAGTCCTCAAAGACTGGCGGAACAAGGAAAACGACCTGAAACGCTTCGGTTACAAACAACTTTAATCTTTTAGTTTTTATCTTTTAACTTTTATCTTTCCAATGAGTAATATTGTTGCAATAGTAGGACGTCCCAACGTGGGAAAATCAACACTTTTCAATCGTTTGGTCGGTGGCCGGAAAGCCATCGTAAACGAGGAAAGCGGGGTGACCCGTGACCGGAATTACGGAAAATCAGAGTGGAACGGCAAAGAATTCTCGGTAATTGACACTGGAGGATACGTTTCCAACAGTTCGGACATCTTCGAGGAGGAGATCAACAAACAGGTATTACTCGCCATGGACGAGGCCGACGTGATCCTGTTCGTCTGCGACGTGGAACTCGGTATTACCGATCTGGACCATAGCTTCGCCCGTATGCTTCGGAAAGTCAACAAGCCCATCTATCTCGTGGCAAACAAAGTAGATAACGGAGAACGTCTCTACGATGTCCACGAATTCTATAAACTGGGAGTCGGAGAAGAGATTTTCCCCATAGCATCCATCAACGGTTCGGGAACAGGAGAACTACTTGACAAGCTGGTTTCACACTTCACCACCGACCCGCTCGAAGACATGGAAGAACTTCCCAAGATCGCTATCGTGGGACGCCCTAACGTGGGAAAATCCTCCACGATCAACGCCCTTATCGGGGAAGAACGTAATATCGTAACCGATATTGCCGGAACAACTCGCGATACGATCACCACCCGCTACAATCGTTTCGGACACGACTTCTTGCTGGTAGACACCGCAGGATTACGCAAGAAAGCAAAAGTCAATGAAGACGTGGAATTCTATTCCGTGATGCGTTCCGTGCGTGCCATCGAAGACAGTGACGTGTGTATGCTACTGATTGATGCTACCCGGGGAATGGAATCTCAGGACTTGAACATATTCCACCTCATCGAGCGTAACCAGAAAGGCGTGGTAGTCCTCGTGAACAAGTGGGACTTGATCGAGAAAGATAACAAAACGACAATCAATTTCGAGAAAGAACTGCGGGCAAAAATGGCCCCCTTCAACGACGTGGAGATCATTTTCACCTCGGCTCTCACGAAACAACGTCTGTTGAAAGCGCTTGAATCAGCCATCCAGACCTACGAAAACCGGAAACAAAAACTGAAAACATCCGAACTGAACCGCATCATGCTGGAAGAGATCGAAAACTTCCCTCCCCCCAGCTTGAAAGGAAAATATATCCGCATAAAATACGTGACACAACTACCATCGAAAACCCCAACTTTCGCATTTTATTGCAACTTACCGCAATACGTGAAAGAACCTTACAAGCGTTTTCTGGAAAACAAAATCCGGGAACACTGGAAGTTCACGGGTGTACCGATTCAAATTTTTATGCGTAAAAAATAAAAAATGAAAACCATCCTCGCTGCAGGATGGTTTTTATTTTATCATTATATTTGCTCTATTCTAAGAATCATATTATGGCAAAAAATACAATAGAACATGATGGAGTCGTGACACAGGTAGCTGATACCTTTATTATAGTAACCATACAAAGCCAAACAGCCTGTGCGGGATGTCATGCCAAAGGAGCTTGTGGTATGTCGGAAATGGCCTTAAAGAGCATCACGGCAGAAAAACCGAATGAAGACGTCAAAATAGGAGACAAAGTAATCGTCAGTGCTAGTACTCAAAATGCCATGCTTTCCGTGCTGTTGGCATACATTGTTCCTTCCGTTTTAATTATCGTTATTTTGACCTTGCTTATCCTTGCTGGAGTCAGTGAAGTTATGGCCGCTACATTATCCCTGATTGCAATATCGGCCTACTTTATTTGCTTGTATTTACTAAGAAACAAGTTTGCCCAAAAAATAAAATTCAAGGTTAAAATAGCATAACCTAGAAAAAAAATAATAACTTTACGGGCGTTATAACAAACTAGAGGAGACAAAACAAACACCTTTATGATGACTACTACCATTATTTACACCATTATTTCTTTGTGCGCTATTGGGATCGCGTCTGCCGTGATTCTCTATTTTGTCGCGCAAAAATTCAAGGTCGAGGAAGACCCTAGAATTGATACCGTGGAAAGCATCCTGCCGGGAGCAAATTGCGGAGGATGTGGCAAACCCGGGTGTAGGGGATTTGCGGAAGCCACGGTAAAGGCTACTTCTTTAGATGGACTGTTTTGTCCGGTTGGAGGGGCGGAAACCATGACGAAAGTTGCCGCTGCCTTAGGCATGGAAGTAACGGTACAAACCCCGCAAATCGCGGTGGTAAGATGCAACGGCACGTGTGACCATCGTCAACGTACCAGTCAATATGACGGTTACAAATCATGCGCCATCGAGCATTCCCTTTACCGGGGTGAAACCGATTGTACTTTCGGTTGTCTGGGTTGCGGGGATTGCGTAACAGCCTGTCCGTTCGATGCCATTCACATGGACGAGAACGGTCTCCCGGTCGTTTCCGAGGAGAAGTGCGTAGCGTGTGGAGCCTGCGTGAAGGCCTGTCCGAGAAACATCATCGAGTTACGAAACAAAGGAGTGAAAGATCGGCGAGTTTTTGTTTGCTGCGTGAACAAAGACAAGGGGAACATTGCTCGCAAAGCTTGTACAGCAGCCTGCATCGGATGTGGAAAATGCGTGAAAGAATGTCCTTTTGAGGCCATCACCCTAGAGAACAACTTGGCATACATTGATTTCCGAAAATGTAAACTTTGCCGGAAATGTGTCAGTGCTTGCCCGACACACGCGATCCACGAAGTTAATTTTCCTCCCCGGAAAATCACCGAACCAACTGAAGTAGAAGCGAAAAACGAATAAATTTAGTGATTGCCGATTCAATGATTGGGTGATTAAAATCACTTAATCGAAAATCATTAAATCATTTAATCGATAGGATCTAAAATCACGAAATCACAGAATCATTCAATTTAAAACCTAAAACTAATACACCGTGCTTAAGACATTTAAAATTGGGGGAGTTCACCCACCAGAAAATAAATTATCAGCACAAGGGGAAATTATCACCCTTCCCCTCCCCGAACAAGTAACCATACCCTTATCACAACATATCGGGGCTCCTGCCGTTCCCACGGTGAAAAAAGGAGATCAAGTAAAAGTAGGACAAATCATCGGTCAGGCTGCCGGCTTTATATCGGCAAACATTCATAGTTCCGTGTCCGGAACCATTATGTCACTTGATCCGGTGATCGACGCCAGCGGTTACCCCCGCCCGGCTGTAACCATTAAAGTTGAAGGTGACGAATGGGATGAAAATATTCTAAAAGATCCCATCAACAAACAACCTAGCACATTCACGAAAGAAGAGATTCTGGCAGCTATCAGTGCAGCAGGAATCGTCGGTATGGGTGGTGCCACCTTCCCGACACAGGTGAAACTATCGCCTCCTCCCGGAAGTACTGCCGAAGTACTTATCATCAACGGTGTGGAATGTGAGCCTTACCTCACGGCAGACCATCGCTTGATGCTGGAACACGGGAAAGAGTTGATCATTGGTATACAACTTATCATGAAAGCCCTCGGCGTGAAACGCACGATCGTGGGAATCGAAAACAATAAACGAGACGCCATTGAAGAACTGGATAAACTAGCCAGACTGGCGGACGGAATCGAGATATGCCCGTTAAAGATACAATACCCGCAAGGAGGTGAGAAACAATTGATACAAGCCACCACCGGAAAATTCGTTCCATCGGGCGGACTCCCCATTGCCGTTGGGGCTGTGGTGCAGAACGTGGGCACCGTGTATGCCGTGTACGAGGCTGTCATGAAACATAAGCCCTTGTTCGAACGAGTAGTCACGGTTACCGGAAAATCTTTAAAAGAACCGGGTAATTACCTTTGCCGCATCGGGACCCCGATCTCACAACTGATCGAGGCTGCCGGGGGATTACCCGAAGACACGGGTAAAGTGATTGGAGGAGGTCCCATGATGGGAAAAGCACTAACTAACACGAACATTCCCGTCACGAAAGGCACGAGTGGCATCTTACTTATGCGTCAGGAAGAATCTGCCCGCAAAGAGTATCGGAACTGCATCCGCTGTTCGAAATGCGTTAGTGTGTGTCCCATGGGATTGGAACCCTATTATTTGATGTTACTTGGAGAACACAACAAGCTGGAAATGCTGGAATCAGAAAAGGTCATGGATTGCATCGAATGTGGTTCATGTAGTTTTACCTGTCCGGCAAACCGTCCGTTGCTTGACGTGATCCGTCTGGGAAAAGCCAGAACAGGTCAAATGATCCGGTCGAGAAAAAAATAAAAAATTAATTTAGAATGAATCGATTCAGAGATTGCCGATTAAATGATTTAATGATTAACAAGCGTTGACTCGTGGGTGGAAATCACACAATCGGAAACCACTAAATCACTAAATAAAAAAATATGAGTAATTTCACCATATCCCCCTCCCCCCACGTTCACGGCGGGGATTCGATAGAAAAAAACATGTACGGCGTGCTTATCGCATTAGTACCGACGTTTATCTTTTCTATCGTATTTTTCGGGTTGGGAGCCATTCTGGTAACCCTCACCTCGGTAGTTGCCTGCCTTGTATTCGAATACGTTATTCAAAAATACCTCATGAAACAACGTCCCACGATATGGGACGGGTCAGCCATCATCACGGGAGTATTGCTGGCATTTAACCTTCCCTCGTCTCTTCCCTTGTGGATCGTGGTCATCGGGGCATTGGTCGCCATCGGTATCGGCAAGATGAGTTTCGGAGGATTAGGAAACAATATTTTCAACCCAGCTCTCGTGGGTCGTGTTTTCCTGTTGATCTCGTTCCCGGTACAAATGACCACTTGGCCTGTACCGAACGGATTCGCCACGGCTGATGCAGTAACCGGGGCTACTCCCTTGGCACTCGTGAAAGAGGCTGTTAAGAACGGACAAGCCGTTGGAGATGCACTCTCTTCAGCCGGATTCTCTACCGGTAACTTGATTCTCGGTAACATGGGGGGTAGTTTGGGAGAAGTTGCCGCTATCGGACTTTTATTAGGATTCGCTTATATGCTGATCCGAAAGATCATCAGTTGGCACATCCCGGTGGCTATTTTCGCCACGGTTATCGTATTCTCCGGGATTCTGAACCTAGCTGATCCGGCACAATTTGCCGGTCCGGTTTTCCATCTCTTTACAGGAGGTTTGATGTTGGGAGCCATCTTTATGGCCACGGATTACGTAACCTCTCCCATGACACATAAAGGGATGCTTATTTACGGTGTTGGTATCGGGTTGTTGACCGTAATCATCCGTGTATTCGGGGCTTACCCGGAAGGTATGTCTTTCGCCATCCTGATCATGAACGGATTCACACCGCTGATAAACAGATATTGTAAACCCCGACGATTTTAAATTTACTAATTGTAGATTGCAAATTGCTTACAAATGGAATTTAAAATTTAAAATCTAAAATTTAAACTAATGGGAAAGAAATTAGAATCAAGCTTTAAGAATATGGTACTGGTGTTATTCTTGGTAACACTGGTTTCCTCAGCCGCAGTGGGAGTCGTGAACTCACTCACGTCCGGGTTAATTGAAAAAGTAAAAATTGAAAAACAAGTACAGGCCATTCGTGCCGTGGTTCCCGCTTTCGATAATGACCCGATGACGGAAAAACAGATCGTGAAAGCAGATGGAGGGGAATTAGAATTCTATCCGGCTAAAGCAAACGGGCAACTCGTGGGGGCAGCCATTAAAACGTTCACAAATAACGGGTTTGGCGGGCTTATTGAACTTATGGTAGGATTCACCCCAGACGGAAGTATATATAACTACTCCGTGCTAAGCCACAAAGAAACCCCGGGATTGGGTTCCAAAATGGACACCTGGTTCGTGAAAGGTGCCAAAGGTGATATTACCGGAAAAACTCCGGGTGCGCAAGGACTTCAGGTTTCAAAGGACGGCGGAAACGTGGATGCCATCACGGCCGCCACGATTTCATCCAGAGCTTTCCTGGATGCAGTAAACCGGGCGGCAAAAGCATTGGCAGAATCCGCAAAATAACACGTAAAATCAATGAAAGAATAAAGATATGAACAACTGGCAAACTTTTACCAAAGGGTTCTTCAAGGAAAATCCGACCTTCGTACTCCTGCTCGGGATGTGTCCCACGCTGGGAGTCACCACCTCTGCCATTAACGGCTTGGGGATGGGCTTAGCCACGGCTTTCGTTCTGGTACTATCCAACCTGGCCATCTCGCTCGTGGCAAACCTGATTCCCGACAAAATCCGAATTCCCGGTTTTATCGTGATCATCGCTGCATTCGTTACCGTGGTCGATATGTGTATGGCAGCTTACCTGCCGAGCTTGCACGAATCTTTGGGATTATTCATTCCGTTGATCGTAGTGAACTGTATCGTGCTGGGACGAGCTGAATCATTCGCATCCAAAAACAAAGCCATTCCTTCCATGCTGGACGGTTTGGGTATCGGCCTTGGTTTCGCAATGGCATTAACGATATTAGGTTCTATCCGTGAGATTCTGGGTAGTGGGAAGTTCTTCAACATGACCCTTTACAATGAAAATTACGGAATGCTCGTTTTCGTTCTGGCTCCGGGAGCGTTTATCGCTTTGGGTTACCTGATCGCATTCATCAACAGAATAAGAAAAACCAACTAATTGTAAATTTTAGATTGTAAATTGTAAATTGAAAAAGCAATCTAAAATCTAAAATTTAAAATCTAAAATTAGAAACATGGAATACGTTTTTATATTTATAGCCGCCGTATTTGTCAACAACATCGTGTTGGCACAATTCTTGGGAATCTGCCCGTTCCTAGGGGTTTCCAAGAGCGTACCCACGGCACTCGGTATGACAGGAGCCGTTACGTTCGTGATGATTCTGGCCACCATGGTAACATTTATCGTACAGAAAACCGTACTTGACCCGTTCGGCATCGGATTCATGCAAACCATCGTGTTTATCTTGATCATTGCCGCCCTCGTTCAGATGGTGGAAATCATTCTGAAGAAGGTAAGTCCGTCACTTTATCAAGCATTAGGAGTTTTCTTACCCTTGATCACGACAAACTGTGCCGTACTTGGTGTA
The window above is part of the Butyricimonas paravirosa genome. Proteins encoded here:
- a CDS encoding Fe-S cluster domain-containing protein: MMTTTIIYTIISLCAIGIASAVILYFVAQKFKVEEDPRIDTVESILPGANCGGCGKPGCRGFAEATVKATSLDGLFCPVGGAETMTKVAAALGMEVTVQTPQIAVVRCNGTCDHRQRTSQYDGYKSCAIEHSLYRGETDCTFGCLGCGDCVTACPFDAIHMDENGLPVVSEEKCVACGACVKACPRNIIELRNKGVKDRRVFVCCVNKDKGNIARKACTAACIGCGKCVKECPFEAITLENNLAYIDFRKCKLCRKCVSACPTHAIHEVNFPPRKITEPTEVEAKNE
- the era gene encoding GTPase Era, producing the protein MEHRAGFVNILGNPNVGKSTLMNRLVGEKLSIITSKSQTTRHRIKGIVNGEDFQIVFSDTPGVVKPSYKMQEYMLDFSKSAIIDADIILYVTDVVENIEKNADFIEKVKQSEVPILLVLNKIDLTTPDKLDALFDKWKEIIPRAEIFPISATENFNVDNLYKRILELLPVGEPYFDKEEMTDMPARFFVTEIIREKILLNYDKEIPYSVEVVVEEFKEETKRINIMAVINVERDSQKGIIIGHQGAALKKVGTEARVDIEAFFGKKVFLNLYVKVLKDWRNKENDLKRFGYKQL
- a CDS encoding SoxR reducing system RseC family protein; this encodes MAKNTIEHDGVVTQVADTFIIVTIQSQTACAGCHAKGACGMSEMALKSITAEKPNEDVKIGDKVIVSASTQNAMLSVLLAYIVPSVLIIVILTLLILAGVSEVMAATLSLIAISAYFICLYLLRNKFAQKIKFKVKIA
- the rsxC gene encoding electron transport complex subunit RsxC, whose product is MLKTFKIGGVHPPENKLSAQGEIITLPLPEQVTIPLSQHIGAPAVPTVKKGDQVKVGQIIGQAAGFISANIHSSVSGTIMSLDPVIDASGYPRPAVTIKVEGDEWDENILKDPINKQPSTFTKEEILAAISAAGIVGMGGATFPTQVKLSPPPGSTAEVLIINGVECEPYLTADHRLMLEHGKELIIGIQLIMKALGVKRTIVGIENNKRDAIEELDKLARLADGIEICPLKIQYPQGGEKQLIQATTGKFVPSGGLPIAVGAVVQNVGTVYAVYEAVMKHKPLFERVVTVTGKSLKEPGNYLCRIGTPISQLIEAAGGLPEDTGKVIGGGPMMGKALTNTNIPVTKGTSGILLMRQEESARKEYRNCIRCSKCVSVCPMGLEPYYLMLLGEHNKLEMLESEKVMDCIECGSCSFTCPANRPLLDVIRLGKARTGQMIRSRKK
- the der gene encoding ribosome biogenesis GTPase Der; translated protein: MSNIVAIVGRPNVGKSTLFNRLVGGRKAIVNEESGVTRDRNYGKSEWNGKEFSVIDTGGYVSNSSDIFEEEINKQVLLAMDEADVILFVCDVELGITDLDHSFARMLRKVNKPIYLVANKVDNGERLYDVHEFYKLGVGEEIFPIASINGSGTGELLDKLVSHFTTDPLEDMEELPKIAIVGRPNVGKSSTINALIGEERNIVTDIAGTTRDTITTRYNRFGHDFLLVDTAGLRKKAKVNEDVEFYSVMRSVRAIEDSDVCMLLIDATRGMESQDLNIFHLIERNQKGVVVLVNKWDLIEKDNKTTINFEKELRAKMAPFNDVEIIFTSALTKQRLLKALESAIQTYENRKQKLKTSELNRIMLEEIENFPPPSLKGKYIRIKYVTQLPSKTPTFAFYCNLPQYVKEPYKRFLENKIREHWKFTGVPIQIFMRKK
- a CDS encoding RnfABCDGE type electron transport complex subunit D gives rise to the protein MSNFTISPSPHVHGGDSIEKNMYGVLIALVPTFIFSIVFFGLGAILVTLTSVVACLVFEYVIQKYLMKQRPTIWDGSAIITGVLLAFNLPSSLPLWIVVIGALVAIGIGKMSFGGLGNNIFNPALVGRVFLLISFPVQMTTWPVPNGFATADAVTGATPLALVKEAVKNGQAVGDALSSAGFSTGNLILGNMGGSLGEVAAIGLLLGFAYMLIRKIISWHIPVAIFATVIVFSGILNLADPAQFAGPVFHLFTGGLMLGAIFMATDYVTSPMTHKGMLIYGVGIGLLTVIIRVFGAYPEGMSFAILIMNGFTPLINRYCKPRRF
- a CDS encoding electron transport complex protein RnfA → MEYVFIFIAAVFVNNIVLAQFLGICPFLGVSKSVPTALGMTGAVTFVMILATMVTFIVQKTVLDPFGIGFMQTIVFILIIAALVQMVEIILKKVSPSLYQALGVFLPLITTNCAVLGVAIMVIQKDYNLLESVVFAASTALGFGLALTIFAGIREQLELSSIPQGMKGTPIALVTAGLLAMAFMGFSGIV
- a CDS encoding RnfABCDGE type electron transport complex subunit G, translated to MGKKLESSFKNMVLVLFLVTLVSSAAVGVVNSLTSGLIEKVKIEKQVQAIRAVVPAFDNDPMTEKQIVKADGGELEFYPAKANGQLVGAAIKTFTNNGFGGLIELMVGFTPDGSIYNYSVLSHKETPGLGSKMDTWFVKGAKGDITGKTPGAQGLQVSKDGGNVDAITAATISSRAFLDAVNRAAKALAESAK
- a CDS encoding RnfABCDGE type electron transport complex subunit E, encoding MNNWQTFTKGFFKENPTFVLLLGMCPTLGVTTSAINGLGMGLATAFVLVLSNLAISLVANLIPDKIRIPGFIVIIAAFVTVVDMCMAAYLPSLHESLGLFIPLIVVNCIVLGRAESFASKNKAIPSMLDGLGIGLGFAMALTILGSIREILGSGKFFNMTLYNENYGMLVFVLAPGAFIALGYLIAFINRIRKTN
- a CDS encoding YhcH/YjgK/YiaL family protein gives rise to the protein MIVDVLANSERIEGLNPYFKVVFDYIKTHDLASMPVGRIDIDGDNAYLKIEDAKGRKIEEAVYERHDKYIDIQMPLCMPEGYGWKAKSLLGEERAPYDGAGDFTFYRDPVERVFTLSPGEFVIFFPEDAHAPCIGEGIIRKMVVKVKMGS